From a single Sorghum bicolor cultivar BTx623 chromosome 5, Sorghum_bicolor_NCBIv3, whole genome shotgun sequence genomic region:
- the LOC8071711 gene encoding dirigent protein 1, with protein MASLQSTIFLGAAFLLAAAVYFRSLDTAGSRSATTHLHFFMHDDYTGPHPTAMRIVSGRSLLLPTASSNDGGAANNDSATAGSTLSLLSSPRQFGDVVVLNNALTEGPRGDSARVGTAQGFAVRVSEGGIVSHLTMHMVLEASEHRGSSVTANGRIDMDAKVRESVIIGGTGKFRYARGYMLTRNYDYDLARGGVVEIDVYVRH; from the coding sequence ATGGCTTCCCTCCAGTCCACCATCTTCCTCGGCGCCGCCTTCCTCCTCGCCGCAGCTGTCTACTTCCGCAGCCTCGACACGGCCGGTAGCCGCAGCGCCACCACACACCTCCACTTCTTCATGCACGACGACTACACCGGGCCGCACCCCACCGCCATGCGGATCGTGTCCGGCAGGTCCCTCTTGTTACCCACGGCGTCCAGCAACGACGGCGGCGCCGCCAACAACGACAGCGCCACGGCTGGGAGCACCCTGTCGTTGCTGTCATCGCCGCGGCAGTTCGGCGACGTCGTGGTGCTCAACAACGCGCTGACGGAAGGCCCCCGTGGTGACAGCGCGCGCGTCGGCACGGCGCAGGGTTTCGCCGTGCGCGTGTCGGAGGGCGGCATCGTGTCGCACCTGACCATGCACATGGTCCTCGAGGCCAGCGAGCACCGCGGCAGCTCCGTGACAGCGAACGGCCGCATCGACATGGATGCCAAGGTGCGTGAGTCGGTGATCATCGGCGGCACCGGAAAGTTCCGGTACGCGCGGGGGTACATGCTCACCAGGAACTACGACTACGACCTTGCCCGTGGAGGCGTTGTCGAGATCGATGTCTACGTGCGGCACTAG